Sequence from the bacterium genome:
TGCCATCGAGTTTCTCAAGAATAACCACTGGTTTTACCTTAGATTCGGCATTATCAAAGGGACCTTTTTCAATAACTTCCACAACTCTCAGTCCATTGCCGTTGTATTTATTATCAAAAAAGAGTCCGAGGCTTGCTGTTCTGTCTCCGTTTTCAACTCTGGGACGATAACGGCATCCTGTATGAGATGCGTTAAGCTCTCCGAGAAGTTCGCTCATCATCTCTGCAAAATCAAAATTGTTATCAATGTATGGCAGGAACCTGGCGTACTCTTTTTTATAATAATTCCAGTCTACATTCTGAAGATTCTTTACATAAAACTTCTTAACAACCTGGCGCCACATGTGTTCAAACAGATACTGTTTTTCAGCAGGATTATTAAGATTAATTTCTGCTGCAAATGAGACTGGTTTACGCTTGTGCGAGCCGACTTCGATTTTTGTGATTTTACCGCCGGAGAACAGAAATAATGTTTCCCCCTTTTTATCCATGTGCAGTGTACCGCCGCGTCCGTGGAGTTTAATTAAAAGTTTGGTCTCATTCTCTCTGATATTTCTGACCCAGAGATCGTGTCCGCCTTCAAATTTACTGAGGTAGTAAAGTTTTTCTCCGTCAGGAGATAAAACAGCATCCGCAAGATTTGAAGAGTTGATAGTAAGGCGCATTACACGGTCATCAATATTTTTCAAATTAATTTTTAAAGGTTCGGTCTTATCTTTTTCTTCTTTTTTGCCTTTTGGTTCTTTTTTGTCAGATTTATCAGAATCTTTTTTATCCTTTTTATCCTTCTCGTCATTTTTTTTCTGTTCTTTATAATTTTCGTAATCTTCCTTGCTTAGGTTGAATTCATCCCATGCTTTTTTTGTGAAAAACATAGCATAAACATCACTCTGGGCACCCCAGCTTCCGTGGCTTCGCAGCCCCTGCCGGTCTGAAAACCAGATCATTGACTTTCCGCCCATCATCCACTTGGGTTCTCCGTCCGAGTACCCGCTGTTTGTCAGATTTTCAATCTTTGCTTTTCCGTCTGCGCTGATAAGTGCTACGTCATTTGAAAAGAGTGCATTCGGTGAAAACGCAGCAAGAAACCATTTTCCGTCCGGTGACCATTGATACCACTGGTCTCCGTCACTGTAGGAGTAGTTGAGATTTCCGGGAAGAACGGTCCGTACCTTCTTTGTTTTCAGATTGATCACTTTAAGGGTTGTACGTTCTTCGAGATACGCAACTTCTTTTCCATCAGGGGAAAAAGCCGGCTGGAACTCCTCTTTACCGGTTGCTATAACCGGTTCTTCCTTTAAGAGAGTTGACCTGTAAAAATGTTTTTCATCATCACGTACTGTTGATGTTTTATAGACATTCCAGCTCCCGTCTCTTTCAGAAGCATAGAGAAGTGTCCTTCCGTCAGGGCTGAAGCTTACGGATCTTTCCTGCTCCGGAGTCTTTGTGATCTGTTTTGTTGTTGAGTAATCCACAGATGTAACATACACTTCACCCCGTACAATAAATGCAACTTCTTTGCCGTCCGGAGAAACCGCCATATCTGTCGCGCCGCTGCGGATAACTTTATAATCCACGCTGTTCTCTTTTACATCTGAATAAATTTTAATTGCAACCTTGGCCGGTTTCTGCCCGGGTTTCATTGTATAAATTTCACCGTCAAATCCGAAACACAGGGTCCCTCCGTCAGATACAGACAGAAATCTGACAGGATTTCTTTTAAAAAAAGTAATTTGAGTTACATTATCTGTGTTGCTGACCGGGAAAGAGCACACATTAAAAGTCCCGAATTTTTCGCTTAGATAATATATTTTTGAATCATCAGGAGAAAACAGAGGATTACGGTCCTCACCATTAAAACTTGTCAATTTTGTATATTTTTTTAAAAGCATATCATACATCCATACATCTCTTGTTACAGAAGATGTATGATGTTTTCTCCAGTTGTCTTCATATCCTTTTACATCATGATATACGATTTTTGTACCTTGTTTATTAAAACAAACATCCAATGCTGGTGTTGTAAGTATCTGAACAGGCCTTCCGCCTTTTACAGAAACCTTATATAATTCCGGCAGTCCGCCTGACGGAAACTGTACGTTTTTATAATCATCCATAATGTGGGCAGAAAAAACCACATATTTACCGTCAGGAGTAAACGTGGAAGGGAATTCGCCGGCAGAGTGTGTAGTCAGCCGTTTTGGAACTCCGCCCTGTGCAGGAATAATATAAACATCGTAATTTCCGTGCCTGAAAGAGGCAAATGCAATTGTTTTACTGTCCGGAGACCATACAGGCATAAAATCATAAGCTTCATGAAATGTTAACGGGTATGCTCTTCCTCCTTCAGCGCTTACGCAGTAAATATCGCCTTTGTAGGAAAATGCAATAGTCTGCCCGTCAGGTGATATTGCAGAATACCTCATCCACAGCGGCCCGCTTCCTGCAAAAAGCGCTGATGCAGACACAACAACTAACAAAACAAGAAAAATTTT
This genomic interval carries:
- a CDS encoding PD40 domain-containing protein; this translates as MVRKIFLVLLVVVSASALFAGSGPLWMRYSAISPDGQTIAFSYKGDIYCVSAEGGRAYPLTFHEAYDFMPVWSPDSKTIAFASFRHGNYDVYIIPAQGGVPKRLTTHSAGEFPSTFTPDGKYVVFSAHIMDDYKNVQFPSGGLPELYKVSVKGGRPVQILTTPALDVCFNKQGTKIVYHDVKGYEDNWRKHHTSSVTRDVWMYDMLLKKYTKLTSFNGEDRNPLFSPDDSKIYYLSEKFGTFNVCSFPVSNTDNVTQITFFKRNPVRFLSVSDGGTLCFGFDGEIYTMKPGQKPAKVAIKIYSDVKENSVDYKVIRSGATDMAVSPDGKEVAFIVRGEVYVTSVDYSTTKQITKTPEQERSVSFSPDGRTLLYASERDGSWNVYKTSTVRDDEKHFYRSTLLKEEPVIATGKEEFQPAFSPDGKEVAYLEERTTLKVINLKTKKVRTVLPGNLNYSYSDGDQWYQWSPDGKWFLAAFSPNALFSNDVALISADGKAKIENLTNSGYSDGEPKWMMGGKSMIWFSDRQGLRSHGSWGAQSDVYAMFFTKKAWDEFNLSKEDYENYKEQKKNDEKDKKDKKDSDKSDKKEPKGKKEEKDKTEPLKINLKNIDDRVMRLTINSSNLADAVLSPDGEKLYYLSKFEGGHDLWVRNIRENETKLLIKLHGRGGTLHMDKKGETLFLFSGGKITKIEVGSHKRKPVSFAAEINLNNPAEKQYLFEHMWRQVVKKFYVKNLQNVDWNYYKKEYARFLPYIDNNFDFAEMMSELLGELNASHTGCRYRPRVENGDRTASLGLFFDNKYNGNGLRVVEVIEKGPFDNAESKVKPVVILEKLDGTEIKKGMDYYPLLNHKAGKIMLVSFYDPALKTRWDEKIKPISFGMENQLLYERWVKQRREETERLSGGRLGYVHVRGMNSASFRKVYSEILGRNFHKEGLVVDTRFNGGGWLHDDLATLLNGKKYVDFVPRGQYYGYEPMNKWIKKSIVVMSESNYSDAHGFPFTYRALGIGKLVGMPVPGTMTAVWWERQQDPTLVFGIPQVGTKDIEGHYLENLQLEPDVKVAQDTEVVVNGRDQQIETAVKILLKDIDSSKK